In the genome of Nonlabens sp. MB-3u-79, one region contains:
- a CDS encoding phosphotransferase, which produces MNDLSAYLLPDVKEPIDLQTEAIILNTLASLHASFWESTEIKKIDWLRTPEQYFDALGPGEHLTDSFAPPPQNILDSMNQGWELAFDLLPEEIKSMFLQPSEKIIKRWKDLPTTFLHGDTKLSNMALMPNSRIAAFDWAFAGQGPCSIDLGWYIAINSTRLARTKEDVILLYRTFLESHLNQPIEEETWLRMVDLAVFTGAKMLLWNKALGYRSGTERGKSEWNWWIQKLQIVVAHSN; this is translated from the coding sequence ATGAATGATCTATCTGCATATTTATTGCCCGATGTCAAAGAACCTATAGATCTGCAAACGGAGGCGATTATTCTAAATACACTAGCATCGCTTCATGCAAGTTTTTGGGAATCAACAGAAATAAAAAAAATAGATTGGCTAAGAACCCCTGAGCAGTATTTTGATGCTTTGGGTCCTGGGGAACATCTTACGGATTCATTTGCACCGCCACCTCAAAACATATTGGATAGCATGAATCAGGGTTGGGAATTAGCTTTTGATTTACTACCCGAAGAAATTAAATCAATGTTTTTGCAACCTAGTGAAAAAATAATAAAAAGGTGGAAAGACCTTCCCACTACTTTTTTGCATGGAGACACCAAGCTTTCCAACATGGCGCTAATGCCCAATAGCAGAATAGCGGCTTTCGACTGGGCATTTGCAGGTCAAGGTCCCTGTAGTATTGATCTGGGATGGTATATTGCTATAAACTCAACAAGGTTAGCCCGAACTAAAGAAGATGTAATTTTATTATACCGTACATTTCTGGAATCTCATTTAAATCAACCCATTGAAGAAGAAACTTGGCTAAGAATGGTTGACCTTGCAGTTTTTACCGGAGCAAAAATGTTGTTGTGGAATAAAGCTCTTGGTTACCGATCAGGAACAGAAAGAGGAAAAAGCGAATGGAATTGGTGGATACAAAAATTACAGATTGTAGTTGCGCATTCGAACTAA
- a CDS encoding carboxymuconolactone decarboxylase family protein codes for MTKLKVHTIESAPEDSKAQLDQSVKAFGMLPGLHAVLATSPGALEAYKTLHGLFENSSFDPEELTVVWQTINVEHECHYCVPAHTGIAHMMKVDPELTEALRNSTPMPTEKLQILHDFTLKVTRNRGHVTQEDLTAFYEKGYGERQVLDIILGLSQKVISNYTNHIANTPVDEAFQKFAWKPQNA; via the coding sequence ATGACAAAGTTAAAAGTTCACACCATTGAATCAGCACCAGAAGATAGCAAAGCACAACTCGATCAATCTGTAAAAGCATTTGGAATGCTACCAGGTTTGCATGCTGTTTTAGCGACCTCGCCTGGAGCATTAGAGGCTTACAAAACATTACATGGCCTATTTGAAAATTCGTCCTTTGATCCCGAAGAGCTTACAGTAGTATGGCAAACCATTAATGTAGAGCACGAATGTCATTACTGTGTACCCGCCCATACAGGGATAGCTCATATGATGAAGGTGGATCCTGAATTAACGGAAGCTTTAAGAAATAGCACCCCTATGCCAACTGAAAAACTACAAATATTACACGATTTTACTCTAAAGGTGACACGTAATCGCGGGCATGTAACACAAGAAGATTTAACCGCATTCTATGAAAAAGGTTATGGAGAAAGACAAGTCTTGGACATCATTTTAGGTCTATCTCAAAAAGTGATCAGTAACTATACCAATCATATAGCTAATACGCCTGTGGACGAAGCATTTCAAAAATTTGCATGGAAGCCACAAAACGCCTAA
- a CDS encoding DUF3500 domain-containing protein, with the protein MNKVILILLSFIYFNNTNAQQSTVNKAHQVTFKLKTTSLPIKYSVGIGWFIGPYAGDQKIERSLFPKAPNTDGLYQQTISFPDSLMGKTITYWYEAAHYEEETFNRHFVLDKNKTQQRADSWGSIDGLQGKVKPTTMLFVKPNSAEEDTMFTESYIGITTDGKPIEDLYPIKKTGSSTTPIKNAVIAFVASLTKEQKLVSNFPIASDEWRRWHNVEGWPRAGVCYKDLNALQQKLALAFLKESLSTQGLQKATDIMTMEVYLASLVTENKDLGGEKYWFTFLGTPSETEPWGWQMEGHHMIINYFVLGDQVVMTPTFMGSEPNLVETGDNKGLRTFEKEEKKGLDFYILLNRNQKEKAKIFNKKVFDLNQTEAFKDNEIVPKNGKRTNCNADE; encoded by the coding sequence ATGAACAAAGTAATCTTAATTCTTCTCTCATTTATTTATTTTAACAATACAAATGCACAACAAAGTACTGTTAATAAAGCACATCAAGTGACTTTTAAACTAAAAACAACAAGTCTGCCAATTAAATACTCCGTGGGTATAGGATGGTTTATTGGTCCTTATGCAGGTGATCAAAAAATTGAACGGTCTCTATTTCCCAAAGCCCCAAACACAGATGGGCTTTATCAACAAACCATCTCTTTCCCAGACTCTTTGATGGGTAAAACTATTACATATTGGTATGAAGCAGCCCATTACGAAGAGGAGACTTTTAACCGGCACTTTGTTCTTGATAAAAACAAAACACAGCAAAGGGCTGATAGTTGGGGATCTATTGACGGTTTGCAAGGCAAGGTGAAACCCACAACAATGCTCTTTGTAAAGCCTAATTCAGCTGAAGAGGACACTATGTTTACTGAGTCCTATATAGGTATTACTACAGATGGAAAGCCTATAGAAGACCTATACCCGATTAAAAAAACAGGCTCCTCCACAACTCCTATTAAAAATGCGGTCATCGCCTTTGTTGCATCGCTTACTAAAGAACAAAAATTAGTGAGCAATTTCCCGATAGCATCGGATGAATGGAGAAGATGGCACAATGTAGAGGGCTGGCCAAGAGCAGGTGTTTGTTATAAAGACTTAAATGCACTACAACAAAAACTAGCTCTTGCCTTTTTAAAAGAGAGTTTAAGTACCCAAGGACTACAAAAAGCAACAGATATTATGACAATGGAAGTCTATTTAGCAAGCTTGGTAACAGAAAACAAAGACTTAGGAGGCGAAAAATATTGGTTTACTTTCTTGGGAACACCTTCTGAAACAGAGCCTTGGGGTTGGCAAATGGAAGGACATCATATGATTATTAACTACTTTGTGCTAGGTGACCAAGTTGTAATGACACCCACATTTATGGGTTCTGAGCCAAATTTAGTCGAAACAGGCGACAACAAAGGGCTGCGCACTTTCGAAAAAGAAGAAAAAAAAGGTTTGGATTTCTATATATTGCTCAATAGAAACCAAAAAGAAAAAGCCAAAATTTTTAACAAGAAAGTGTTTGACCTTAACCAAACGGAAGCTTTTAAAGACAATGAAATTGTTCCTAAAAACGGAAAAAGGACAAATTGCAATGCTGATGAATGA
- a CDS encoding DUF6503 family protein, with translation MNLKPFTILFSFLFLIVSCKNSSNKEVKKVTVHKKNTINFQNEGHELVYNMVEKVGDYQKLRSKKDVVYTYTYTTPNGQADISIEKYIFDGELSYGEYKQHQRTLPQLQGTIEQGYDGESYWLKLNGAIVNDTTALKRVMFNRPTNFYWFTMFQKLLDPGLKYEYLGKKEMGNKNFDVVKVSFESKNDKPTDIYQLYINKETGIVDQFLFTVADFGVIEEPLLMQMDYEEVDGFLIPSKRKYKKSTWEAEVTDASWVIVEWSAIRFDTDLKKEEFVK, from the coding sequence ATGAATTTAAAACCATTTACCATACTATTCAGCTTTTTGTTCCTCATAGTAAGTTGCAAAAACAGTTCAAATAAGGAAGTCAAAAAGGTAACTGTTCATAAAAAAAATACCATCAATTTTCAAAATGAAGGACATGAATTAGTTTATAATATGGTAGAAAAGGTAGGTGATTATCAAAAACTAAGGTCTAAAAAAGATGTGGTATACACCTATACTTACACCACCCCAAATGGTCAGGCTGATATCTCAATAGAAAAATACATTTTTGATGGAGAATTATCTTATGGAGAATACAAACAACATCAGCGTACTTTACCTCAATTACAAGGAACTATAGAACAAGGATATGATGGCGAGTCTTATTGGTTAAAATTAAATGGAGCTATAGTTAATGACACTACAGCCTTAAAAAGAGTCATGTTTAACAGACCTACCAACTTTTATTGGTTTACTATGTTTCAAAAATTATTAGATCCAGGTTTGAAGTATGAATATTTGGGAAAAAAAGAAATGGGTAACAAAAACTTTGATGTGGTAAAAGTTTCTTTCGAATCTAAAAATGATAAACCTACTGACATTTATCAACTATACATCAATAAAGAAACAGGAATAGTAGATCAATTTTTATTTACTGTAGCAGATTTTGGCGTTATTGAAGAACCGCTGCTCATGCAAATGGATTATGAAGAAGTAGATGGTTTTTTAATACCTAGTAAACGCAAGTACAAAAAATCCACTTGGGAAGCTGAAGTCACTGATGCATCTTGGGTAATAGTTGAGTGGTCTGCTATCAGATTTGATACTGATTTAAAAAAAGAAGAATTTGTAAAATAA
- a CDS encoding serine hydrolase domain-containing protein: protein MKTIKNFLFLFLVLTCILTQAQTISNQQSPSLLEGKASDVGLSSERLARIDSMCLEAIQEGHLPGVVALVSRNGKIVYHKAFGTSNATTKKKLHKDDIFRVASQSKAITATAVMMLWEEGKFRLDDPISKYIPEFKKPRILDSLLSNGTYLTTPAKNEITIRHLLTHTSGIGYGMIDADERIKKIYNEAGIVDLFTTEKITIGDNIKELAKLPLHHNPGDAFTYSESYDVLGYFIEIVSGVPLDIFLRKHIFDPLEMNDTWFYLPQSKADRLVSIQTKKEDQWINYPITFYDPQYPIKGEKQFFSGGAGLSSTALDYAKFLQMYLNKGELNGVRLLSRTTVDIIMANHISDLWGEDAGAHYGLAFMIQNQKGEDSGGSGSVGSFSWGGYFNTQYFVDPKEQIIGVILKQTQNINSDQTGWKFPILVGQSIDD, encoded by the coding sequence ATGAAAACAATCAAAAACTTTCTGTTTTTGTTCCTAGTGTTGACTTGCATTTTAACACAAGCGCAAACAATATCGAACCAACAATCACCAAGCCTTCTTGAAGGAAAAGCTTCAGACGTAGGCCTTTCGAGCGAAAGGTTAGCTAGAATTGATTCCATGTGTTTAGAAGCTATTCAGGAAGGACATCTTCCCGGAGTAGTTGCTCTAGTTTCTAGAAATGGTAAAATAGTCTATCACAAAGCCTTTGGAACATCAAACGCTACTACTAAAAAGAAGCTTCATAAAGATGACATCTTTCGTGTGGCTTCACAATCAAAAGCCATTACTGCAACGGCCGTTATGATGCTATGGGAAGAAGGTAAATTTAGACTTGATGACCCCATTTCTAAATACATCCCAGAATTCAAAAAGCCTAGAATACTTGATTCCCTATTGTCTAATGGTACGTATTTAACAACTCCAGCAAAAAACGAAATCACCATTCGACATTTATTAACTCACACATCTGGTATAGGTTATGGGATGATTGATGCTGACGAACGAATTAAAAAAATTTATAACGAAGCGGGAATCGTAGATTTATTTACAACAGAGAAAATCACCATTGGCGATAACATAAAAGAACTGGCAAAGCTACCGCTACATCACAATCCTGGCGATGCCTTTACATACTCAGAAAGTTATGATGTACTTGGGTATTTTATCGAAATTGTCTCTGGGGTGCCTTTAGATATTTTCCTGCGCAAACACATTTTTGACCCATTAGAAATGAATGATACGTGGTTTTATTTACCTCAATCCAAAGCCGATAGATTAGTGTCTATTCAAACAAAAAAAGAGGATCAATGGATCAACTACCCTATTACTTTTTACGACCCTCAATATCCGATTAAGGGAGAAAAGCAATTTTTTTCTGGAGGTGCTGGTCTGAGCAGTACAGCTCTTGATTACGCCAAGTTTTTACAAATGTATCTTAATAAAGGGGAATTAAATGGTGTGCGATTATTAAGCCGAACTACCGTTGATATTATCATGGCCAATCATATAAGTGATCTATGGGGTGAAGATGCTGGAGCCCACTATGGATTGGCTTTTATGATTCAAAATCAAAAGGGAGAAGATTCTGGTGGTAGCGGTAGTGTTGGTTCTTTTAGTTGGGGTGGCTATTTTAATACACAGTATTTTGTAGATCCAAAAGAACAGATTATAGGTGTCATTTTAAAGCAAACACAAAATATCAATTCAGATCAAACGGGTTGGAAATTTCCAATATTGGTAGGACAATCTATAGATGATTAA
- a CDS encoding TetR/AcrR family transcriptional regulator — protein sequence MARTKQYSEEEVINKAMHLFWRNGYKNTSMQMLEKEMGINKFSIYSSFGNKHGLFLECLKSYKRKVNSIFEEFKNSNNGLQDIKDFFYNSVTICSENGNEKGCLLTNTYNEFSERNDEMINDQMNLFMTGLKELIIDKLKMDTNKDEETVLKQANYLLLAKHGLAAASKVNSTKEIEDYIEITFENL from the coding sequence ATGGCTAGAACAAAACAATATTCAGAAGAGGAAGTTATAAACAAGGCAATGCATTTGTTTTGGCGTAATGGCTACAAAAATACATCCATGCAAATGCTTGAAAAAGAAATGGGCATTAATAAGTTTTCCATATACTCCAGTTTTGGAAACAAACATGGTCTATTTCTAGAATGTTTAAAAAGCTACAAAAGAAAAGTAAATTCAATTTTCGAAGAATTTAAAAATTCGAATAATGGCCTTCAAGATATTAAAGACTTTTTCTATAATTCAGTTACTATTTGTAGTGAAAACGGAAATGAAAAAGGCTGTCTGCTTACAAATACTTATAATGAGTTTTCAGAAAGAAATGATGAAATGATTAATGATCAAATGAATTTGTTCATGACAGGTCTAAAGGAATTGATCATTGATAAACTAAAAATGGATACCAATAAGGATGAAGAAACTGTTTTAAAGCAAGCTAATTACTTACTATTAGCAAAGCACGGTTTGGCTGCCGCATCAAAAGTCAATAGCACAAAAGAAATAGAAGACTATATTGAAATAACATTTGAAAATCTGTAA
- a CDS encoding DUF1624 domain-containing protein yields the protein MPIKTNRIESIDILRGVVMVLMALDHARGYFYYNAFLSDPTNLEDTTPFLFFTRFITHYCAPVFVFLAGTSAFLYGSKKSKPELFKFLFTRGIWLVFLELVVNNFIWFFDFNYTLINLQVIWAIGCSMICLSFLIFLQKKILLAVGILLIVGHNLLDNIQMKGESFQSILWYILKQKESIRIPDHLILFNYPIIPWIGLMALGYLFGTFYQKGYEVSLRRKWLLSLGIGLVALFFILRYINFYGDLHPWSTQNTTTKTILSFFKVTKYPPSLLYVCITMGPAMLFLYLFENTKNKVTNFFLVFGRVPLFYYFLHILILHLLAILILLIIGGDWHHMILTGNDEGLSDYGYSLPMVYLVWVGVVLLLYPLSKKYMIYKANNKDKWWLSYL from the coding sequence ATGCCAATTAAAACTAACCGAATAGAATCTATTGACATTTTAAGAGGGGTTGTCATGGTACTTATGGCATTAGACCATGCTCGAGGTTATTTTTATTACAACGCATTTCTTAGTGATCCAACCAATTTGGAAGACACAACACCTTTTCTGTTTTTTACACGATTTATCACTCATTATTGTGCGCCAGTATTTGTGTTCTTAGCAGGAACTTCAGCCTTTTTATATGGTAGTAAAAAATCAAAACCTGAATTATTTAAATTCCTTTTCACGCGAGGAATATGGTTGGTTTTTCTAGAACTCGTAGTCAATAATTTTATATGGTTTTTCGATTTTAATTATACCCTTATAAACCTTCAAGTTATTTGGGCTATTGGTTGTAGTATGATATGCTTGTCTTTTTTAATCTTTTTGCAAAAAAAGATTCTTTTAGCCGTTGGAATATTATTAATTGTTGGGCATAATTTGTTAGATAATATTCAAATGAAAGGTGAAAGTTTTCAGAGTATTCTCTGGTACATTCTCAAGCAAAAAGAGTCTATAAGGATTCCAGATCATTTAATTTTATTCAACTATCCAATAATTCCTTGGATTGGTTTGATGGCTTTGGGTTATTTATTTGGCACCTTCTATCAAAAAGGATATGAGGTAAGTCTGAGAAGAAAATGGCTTTTGAGTTTAGGTATTGGTTTAGTAGCCCTCTTTTTTATTTTAAGGTACATAAATTTTTATGGTGATTTACATCCGTGGAGCACTCAAAATACGACAACAAAAACAATTTTATCCTTTTTTAAGGTCACCAAGTATCCACCATCATTGTTATATGTCTGCATCACCATGGGACCTGCAATGTTATTTTTATATCTTTTTGAAAACACTAAGAACAAAGTGACTAATTTCTTTTTGGTCTTTGGTCGCGTGCCATTGTTTTATTATTTTCTGCATATTTTGATACTACACCTATTGGCAATTCTAATTCTATTAATTATTGGCGGCGATTGGCACCATATGATTTTAACGGGTAACGATGAAGGCTTAAGTGATTATGGTTACTCTCTTCCTATGGTTTATCTAGTTTGGGTAGGAGTTGTGCTACTACTCTATCCATTAAGTAAAAAATATATGATTTATAAAGCCAATAATAAAGACAAGTGGTGGCTGAGCTATTTGTAA